In the Oncorhynchus keta strain PuntledgeMale-10-30-2019 chromosome 14, Oket_V2, whole genome shotgun sequence genome, one interval contains:
- the fgf3 gene encoding fibroblast growth factor 3 isoform X5, translating to MVIIQLLLLLSFLDQSKQDYLSPRRARTSGAPCAIGQACDPRQRRDAGGRGGVYEHLGGAPRCRKLYCATKYHLQIHPSGKIDGSLEENNQLSIMEITAVDVGVVAIKGIFSGRYLAMNDKGRLYASDVFNQECEFLERIHELGYNTYASRHHSTLQPPAGGGSGKRRASAKRQWYVSINGKGRPRRGFKTRSTDKASLFLPRVLGNKDHEMVRKLRDSQRHPAGQQSPPMGRAEHRRRRHRVRGRKGRTKRPGD from the exons ATGGTTATAATTCAGCTCCTGTTGTTGCTGAGTTTCTTGGACCAAAGCAAGCAGGATTATCTGTCGCCGAGGCGTGCTAGGACTTCAGGGGCGCCTTGTGCCATTGGCCAGGCGTGTGACCCAAGgcagaggagagatgctgggggACGCGGTGGAGTCTACGAGCACCTCGGAGGAGCACCAAGATGCAGAAAACTTTACTGTGCAACTAAATATCATTTGCAAATACATCCAAGCGGGAAAATAGACGGTTCTCTTGAGGAAAACAACCAGTTAA GCATCATGGAGATCACAGCAGTTGATGTTGGAGTGGTAGCGATAAAGGGGATATTTTCCGGGAGATATCTGGCCATGAATGATAAAGGACGTCTATACGCCTCG GATGTGTTCAACCAGGAGTGTGAGTTCCTGGAGCGGATTCATGAGCTGGGCTACAACACCTATGCTTCAAGACACCACTCCACCCTGCAGCCCCCTGCAGGGGGTGGCAGTGGCAAACGACGAGCCAGTGCCAAGAGGCAGTGGTATGTGTCCATCAATGGGAAAGGCCGGCCAAGGAGGGGCTTTAAGACGCGCAGCACTGACAAAGCCTCCCTTTTCCTGCCTCGAGTGCTAGGCAATAAGGACCATGAGATGGTGCGAAAGCTCCGTGACAGCCAGAGGCACCCAGCTGGACAGCAGAGTCCCCCTATGGGCCGGGCTGAGCACCGGAGACGGAGACACCGGGTCAGGGGAAGAAAGGGTAGAACCAAGAGgcctggtgactga
- the fgf3 gene encoding fibroblast growth factor 3 isoform X1 → MLHHSSAYRYQGGGVLHHSSAYRYQGGGVLHHSSAYRYQGGGVLHHSSAYRYQVGGVLHHSGAYRYQGGGILHHSSAYRYQGGGLLHHSSAYRYQGGGVLHHSGAYRYQGGGVLHHSSAYRYQGGGMLHHSSAYRYQVGGVLHHSGAYRYQGGGVLHHSSAYRYQVGGVLHHSGAYRYQGGGVLHHSSAYRYQGGGMLHHSSAYRYQGGGVLHHSSAYRYQVGGVLHHSGAYRYKGGGILHHSSAYRYQGGGVLHHSSAYRYQGGGMLHHSSAYRYQGDGMLHHSSAYRYQGGGMLQRNRNTAKHFFIRT, encoded by the exons ATGCTCCATCATTCTAGTGCTTACAGATACCAAGGAGGTGGTGTGCTCCATCATTCTAGTGCTTACAGATACCAAGGAG GTGGTGTGCTCCATCATTCTAGTGCTTACAGATACCAAGGAGGTGGTGTGCTCCATCATTCTAGTGCTTACAGATACCAAGTAGGTGGTGTGCTCCATCATTCTGGTGCTTACAGATACCAAGGAGGTGGTATTCTCCATCATTCTAGTGCTTACAGATACCAAGGAGGTGGTCTGCTCCATCATTCTAGTGCTTACAGATACCAAGGAGGTGGTGTGCTCCATCATTCTGGTGCTTACAGATACCAAGGAGGTGGTGTGCTCCATCATTCTAGTGCTTACAGATACCAAGGAGGTGGTATGCTCCATCATTCTAGTGCTTACAGATACCAAGTAGGTGGTGTGCTCCATCATTCTGGTGCTTACAGATACCAAGGAGGTGGTGTGCTCCATCATTCTAGTGCTTACAGATACCAAGTAGGTGGTGTGCTCCATCATTCTGGTGCTTACAGATACCAAGGAGGTGGTGTGCTCCATCATTCTAGTGCTTACAGATACCAAGGAGGTGGTATGCTCCATCATTCTAGTGCTTACAGATACCAAGGTGGTGGTGTGCTCCATCATTCTAGTGCTTACAGATACCAAGTAGGTGGTGTGCTCCATCATTCTGGTGCTTACAGATACAAAGGAGGTGGTATTCTCCATCATTCTAGTGCTTACAGATACCAAGGAGGTGGTGTGCTCCATCATTCTAGTGCTTACAGATACCAAGGAGGTGGTATGCTCCATCATTCTAGTGCTTACAGATACCAAGGAGATGGTATGCTCCATCATTCTAGTGCTTACAGATACCAAGGAGGTGGTATGCTCCAGAGAAATAGAAATACAGCAAAGCACTTTTTCATACGAACATAA
- the fgf3 gene encoding fibroblast growth factor 3 isoform X3 yields the protein MLHHSSAYRYQGGGVLHHSSAYRYQGGGMLHHSSAYRYQGGGVLHHSSAYRYQGGGVLHHSSAYRYQVGGVLHHSGAYRYQGGGILHHSSAYRYQGGGLLHHSSAYRYQGGGVLHHSGAYRYQGGGVLHHSSAYRYQGGGMLHHSSAYRYQVGGVLHHSGAYRYQGGGVLHHSSAYRYQVGGVLHHSGAYRYQGGGVLHHSSAYRYQGGGMLHHSSAYRYQVGGVLHHSGAYRYKGGGILHHSSAYRYQGGGVLHHSSAYRYQGGGMLHHSSAYRYQGDGMLHHSSAYRYQGGGMLQRNRNTAKHFFIRT from the exons ATGCTCCATCATTCTAGTGCTTACAGATACCAAGGAGGTGGTGTGCTCCATCATTCTAGTGCTTACAGATACCAAGGAGGTGGTATGCTCCATCATTCTAGTGCTTACAGATACCAAGGAGGTGGTGTGCTCCATCATTCTAGTGCTTACAGATACCAAGGAGGTGGTGTGCTCCATCATTCTAGTGCTTACAGATACCAAGTAGGTGGTGTGCTCCATCATTCTGGTGCTTACAGATACCAAGGAGGTGGTATTCTCCATCATTCTAGTGCTTACAGATACCAAGGAGGTGGTCTGCTCCATCATTCTAGTGCTTACAGATACCAAGGAGGTGGTGTGCTCCATCATTCTGGTGCTTACAGATACCAAGGAGGTGGTGTGCTCCATCATTCTAGTGCTTACAGATACCAAGGAGGTGGTATGCTCCATCATTCTAGTGCTTACAGATACCAAGTAGGTGGTGTGCTCCATCATTCTGGTGCTTACAGATACCAAGGAGGTGGTGTGCTCCATCATTCTAGTGCTTACAGATACCAAGTAGGTGGTGTGCTCCATCATTCTGGTGCTTACAGATACCAAGGAGGTGGTGTGCTCCATCATTCTAGTGCTTACAGATACCAAGGAGGTGGTATGCTCCATCATTCTAGTGCTTACAGATACCAAG TAGGTGGTGTGCTCCATCATTCTGGTGCTTACAGATACAAAGGAGGTGGTATTCTCCATCATTCTAGTGCTTACAGATACCAAGGAGGTGGTGTGCTCCATCATTCTAGTGCTTACAGATACCAAGGAGGTGGTATGCTCCATCATTCTAGTGCTTACAGATACCAAGGAGATGGTATGCTCCATCATTCTAGTGCTTACAGATACCAAGGAGGTGGTATGCTCCAGAGAAATAGAAATACAGCAAAGCACTTTTTCATACGAACATAA
- the fgf3 gene encoding fibroblast growth factor 3 isoform X4 has protein sequence MLHHSSAYRYQGGGVLHHSSAYRYQGGGMLHHSSAYRYQGGGVLHHSSAYRYQGGGVLHHSSAYRYQVGGVLHHSGAYRYQGGGILHHSSAYRYQGGGLLHHSSAYRYQGGGVLHHSGAYRYQGGGVLHHSSAYRYQGGGMLHHSSAYRYQVGGVLHHSSAYRYQVGGVLHHSGAYRYQGGGVLHHSSAYRYQGGGMLHHSSAYRYQGGGVLHHSSAYRYQVGGVLHHSGAYRYKGGGILHHSSAYRYQGGGVLHHSSAYRYQGGGMLHHSSAYRYQGDGMLHHSSAYRYQGGGMLQRNRNTAKHFFIRT, from the exons ATGCTCCATCATTCTAGTGCTTACAGATACCAAGGAGGTGGTGTGCTCCATCATTCTAGTGCTTACAGATACCAAGGAGGTGGTATGCTCCATCATTCTAGTGCTTACAGATACCAAGGAGGTGGTGTGCTCCATCATTCTAGTGCTTACAGATACCAAGGAGGTGGTGTGCTCCATCATTCTAGTGCTTACAGATACCAAGTAGGTGGTGTGCTCCATCATTCTGGTGCTTACAGATACCAAGGAGGTGGTATTCTCCATCATTCTAGTGCTTACAGATACCAAGGAGGTGGTCTGCTCCATCATTCTAGTGCTTACAGATACCAAGGAGGTGGTGTGCTCCATCATTCTGGTGCTTACAGATACCAAGGAGGTGGTGTGCTCCATCATTCTAGTGCTTACAGATACCAAGGAGGTGGTATGCTCCATCATTCTAGTGCTTACAGATACCAAGTAG GTGGTGTGCTCCATCATTCTAGTGCTTACAGATACCAAGTAGGTGGTGTGCTCCATCATTCTGGTGCTTACAGATACCAAGGAGGTGGTGTGCTCCATCATTCTAGTGCTTACAGATACCAAGGAGGTGGTATGCTCCATCATTCTAGTGCTTACAGATACCAAGGTGGTGGTGTGCTCCATCATTCTAGTGCTTACAGATACCAAGTAGGTGGTGTGCTCCATCATTCTGGTGCTTACAGATACAAAGGAGGTGGTATTCTCCATCATTCTAGTGCTTACAGATACCAAGGAGGTGGTGTGCTCCATCATTCTAGTGCTTACAGATACCAAGGAGGTGGTATGCTCCATCATTCTAGTGCTTACAGATACCAAGGAGATGGTATGCTCCATCATTCTAGTGCTTACAGATACCAAGGAGGTGGTATGCTCCAGAGAAATAGAAATACAGCAAAGCACTTTTTCATACGAACATAA
- the fgf3 gene encoding fibroblast growth factor 3 isoform X2, whose amino-acid sequence MLHHSSAYRYQGGGVLHHSSAYRYQGGGMLHHSSAYRYQGGGVLHHSSAYRYQGGGVLHHSSAYRYQVGGVLHHSGAYRYQGGGILHHSSAYRYQGGGVLHHSGAYRYQGGGVLHHSSAYRYQGGGMLHHSSAYRYQVGGVLHHSGAYRYQGGGVLHHSSAYRYQVGGVLHHSGAYRYQGGGVLHHSSAYRYQGGGMLHHSSAYRYQGGGVLHHSSAYRYQVGGVLHHSGAYRYKGGGILHHSSAYRYQGGGVLHHSSAYRYQGGGMLHHSSAYRYQGDGMLHHSSAYRYQGGGMLQRNRNTAKHFFIRT is encoded by the exons ATGCTCCATCATTCTAGTGCTTACAGATACCAAGGAGGTGGTGTGCTCCATCATTCTAGTGCTTACAGATACCAAGGAGGTGGTATGCTCCATCATTCTAGTGCTTACAGATACCAAGGAGGTGGTGTGCTCCATCATTCTAGTGCTTACAGATACCAAGGAGGTGGTGTGCTCCATCATTCTAGTGCTTACAGATACCAAGTAGGTGGTGTGCTCCATCATTCTGGTGCTTACAGATACCAAGGAGGTGGTATTCTCCATCATTCTAGTGCTTACAGATACCAAGGAG GTGGTGTGCTCCATCATTCTGGTGCTTACAGATACCAAGGAGGTGGTGTGCTCCATCATTCTAGTGCTTACAGATACCAAGGAGGTGGTATGCTCCATCATTCTAGTGCTTACAGATACCAAGTAGGTGGTGTGCTCCATCATTCTGGTGCTTACAGATACCAAGGAGGTGGTGTGCTCCATCATTCTAGTGCTTACAGATACCAAGTAGGTGGTGTGCTCCATCATTCTGGTGCTTACAGATACCAAGGAGGTGGTGTGCTCCATCATTCTAGTGCTTACAGATACCAAGGAGGTGGTATGCTCCATCATTCTAGTGCTTACAGATACCAAGGTGGTGGTGTGCTCCATCATTCTAGTGCTTACAGATACCAAGTAGGTGGTGTGCTCCATCATTCTGGTGCTTACAGATACAAAGGAGGTGGTATTCTCCATCATTCTAGTGCTTACAGATACCAAGGAGGTGGTGTGCTCCATCATTCTAGTGCTTACAGATACCAAGGAGGTGGTATGCTCCATCATTCTAGTGCTTACAGATACCAAGGAGATGGTATGCTCCATCATTCTAGTGCTTACAGATACCAAGGAGGTGGTATGCTCCAGAGAAATAGAAATACAGCAAAGCACTTTTTCATACGAACATAA
- the LOC118393710 gene encoding fibroblast growth factor 4B-like isoform X1 produces the protein MAFQSALLPILVLGLMTSLVRCAPFPGRLNGTVERHWETLYSRSLARIPGEKREINRDSDYLMGIKRLRRLYCNVGIGFHIQVSPDGRITGVHSENRYSLLEISPVERGVVTIFGVQSSLFVAMNSKGKLYGSVSVHYNNECKFKETLLANNYNAYESVAYPTMYIGLSKTGKTKRGNRVSPAMTVTHFLPRI, from the exons ATGGCTTTTCAATCGGCCCTCTTACCAATATTGGTCTTGGGACTGATGACTAGTTTGGTGCGTTGTGCCCCCTTCCCTGGCAGGCTGAATGGCACAGTGGAACGACACTGGGAGACACTCTACTCGCGGTCCTTGGCTCGGATCCccggggagaaaagagagataaaCCGGGACAGCGACTATCTTATGGGCATTAAACGGCTACGACGCCTTTATTGCAATGTAGGAATTGGGTTTCATATTCAAGTTTCACCCGATGGGAGAATAACAGGAGTGCACAGTGAAAACCGTTACA GTCTCCTTGAGATATCTccagtagagagaggagttgtGACAATCTTTGGCGTCCAAAGCAGTCTATTCGTGGCCATGAACAGCAAAGGGAAGCTGTACGGATCTGTGAGT GTTCATTACAACAACGAGTGCAAATTCAAAGAAACTCTCCTGGCAAATAATTACAACGCTTACGAATCGGTGGCATACCCGACGATGTACATTGGACTAAGCAAGACTGGTAAAACAAAAAGGGGAAACCGAGTGTCACCAGCCATGACGGTGACGCATTTCTTGCCAAGAATCTGA
- the LOC118393710 gene encoding fibroblast growth factor 4B-like isoform X2, giving the protein MAFQSALLPILVLGLMTSLVRCAPFPGRLNGTVERHWETLYSRSLARIPGEKREINRDSDYLMGIKRLRRLYCNVGIGFHIQVSPDGRITGVHSENRYSLLEISPVERGVVTIFGVQSSLFVAMNSKGKLYGSVHYNNECKFKETLLANNYNAYESVAYPTMYIGLSKTGKTKRGNRVSPAMTVTHFLPRI; this is encoded by the exons ATGGCTTTTCAATCGGCCCTCTTACCAATATTGGTCTTGGGACTGATGACTAGTTTGGTGCGTTGTGCCCCCTTCCCTGGCAGGCTGAATGGCACAGTGGAACGACACTGGGAGACACTCTACTCGCGGTCCTTGGCTCGGATCCccggggagaaaagagagataaaCCGGGACAGCGACTATCTTATGGGCATTAAACGGCTACGACGCCTTTATTGCAATGTAGGAATTGGGTTTCATATTCAAGTTTCACCCGATGGGAGAATAACAGGAGTGCACAGTGAAAACCGTTACA GTCTCCTTGAGATATCTccagtagagagaggagttgtGACAATCTTTGGCGTCCAAAGCAGTCTATTCGTGGCCATGAACAGCAAAGGGAAGCTGTACGGATCT GTTCATTACAACAACGAGTGCAAATTCAAAGAAACTCTCCTGGCAAATAATTACAACGCTTACGAATCGGTGGCATACCCGACGATGTACATTGGACTAAGCAAGACTGGTAAAACAAAAAGGGGAAACCGAGTGTCACCAGCCATGACGGTGACGCATTTCTTGCCAAGAATCTGA